A portion of the Sulfuriferula sp. AH1 genome contains these proteins:
- the secF gene encoding protein translocase subunit SecF, with protein MEFFRIQHDIPFMRYGKLTTAISLITFLFAIWALAYKGLNLGVDFTGGTVIEVSYNQPAHLDQIRDTLTKTGLPEVTVQTFGTSRDVLIRLPLHKDTTSAKTSDTVMAALKAQDAGVTLKRVDFVGPQVGKELYDNGALALVVVAGGILLYLALRFEWRFALAAIIANIHDVVIILGCFAFFQWEFTLTVLAGILAVLGYSVNESVVVFDRIRENLRKMRKTSIPDIIDNAITTTMSRTIITHGMTQTMVLSMLFFGGEALHNFALALTIGIMFGIYSSVLVASPLLLMFGVKREHFIKDNKPKADVSADGAQV; from the coding sequence ATGGAATTTTTTCGCATCCAACACGACATTCCCTTCATGCGTTATGGCAAACTCACCACTGCCATTTCCCTGATCACCTTCCTTTTCGCGATATGGGCGCTGGCCTATAAAGGCCTGAATCTGGGCGTCGACTTTACCGGCGGCACAGTGATTGAGGTCTCTTACAACCAGCCCGCTCACCTCGATCAGATTCGCGACACCCTGACCAAAACCGGCCTGCCCGAAGTCACTGTGCAAACCTTTGGCACCTCCAGGGATGTACTGATACGGCTGCCATTGCATAAGGACACCACCAGCGCCAAGACCAGCGACACCGTAATGGCCGCGCTCAAGGCGCAGGATGCCGGCGTCACCCTGAAACGCGTCGATTTTGTCGGCCCGCAAGTCGGTAAGGAGCTGTATGACAACGGCGCACTGGCGCTGGTAGTCGTGGCCGGCGGCATCCTGCTTTATCTGGCATTACGCTTTGAATGGCGGTTTGCGCTCGCCGCCATCATCGCCAACATCCATGACGTCGTCATTATTCTGGGTTGCTTCGCATTCTTTCAGTGGGAATTCACGCTGACCGTGCTGGCAGGCATCCTCGCGGTGCTGGGTTATTCGGTCAACGAATCGGTCGTGGTCTTCGACCGGATTCGCGAGAACCTGCGCAAGATGCGTAAAACCAGCATCCCGGACATCATCGACAACGCAATCACCACCACCATGAGCCGTACCATCATTACCCATGGCATGACGCAGACAATGGTGCTGTCCATGCTGTTCTTCGGCGGCGAAGCCCTGCATAATTTCGCTCTGGCACTGACCATCGGCATCATGTTCGGTATTTACTCTTCCGTCCTGGTCGCTTCACCGCTGCTGCTCATGTTCGGCGTCAAGCGTGAACACTTCATCAAGGACAACAAGCCCAAAGCGGATGTATCTGCCGATGGCGCGCAAGTCTGA
- a CDS encoding GNAT family N-acetyltransferase, which produces MTEEILVVNSDSALLQAAFALRREVFVVEQNVPLELEIDEHDTSAIHFVMKQNGKVVATLRLLSYGDQIKIGRVAVKQPLRRQGLGTKLMLRGIRYAAESGFSSVILDAQVISMPFYHTLGFIKEGTEFDDAGIPHMRMVLRL; this is translated from the coding sequence ATGACAGAAGAGATACTAGTCGTAAATTCAGATTCCGCTCTGCTTCAGGCAGCATTTGCCCTGCGCCGCGAAGTCTTTGTCGTCGAGCAGAACGTGCCGCTGGAGCTCGAAATCGACGAGCATGATACGTCAGCCATCCATTTCGTTATGAAACAGAATGGCAAAGTGGTGGCAACGCTCAGATTGCTGTCATACGGAGATCAAATCAAGATCGGACGGGTTGCGGTCAAACAGCCTTTGCGACGCCAGGGTCTGGGGACGAAACTGATGTTGCGGGGAATCCGGTATGCTGCCGAATCCGGCTTCAGTTCGGTTATCCTCGATGCGCAGGTGATTTCCATGCCGTTCTATCATACCTTGGGTTTCATCAAGGAGGGGACGGAATTCGACGATGCCGGAATCCCTCATATGCGGATGGTGTTGCGGTTATGA
- the secD gene encoding protein translocase subunit SecD: MNRFPLWKYLLIAAVLLISVIYTLPNFYGEVPAVQISPTRSAIKADAMLMQQVEDELKAAHITYRNAILDGDSIKVKFDNTDTQLKAKDALQARFRDGYSVALNLLSASPDWLTAIGAKPMYLGLDLRGGVHFLLQVDMQAALDKAVERYTGDIRSQLREQKIHYSSISRDHQTVIIHFSDTATRELANQFINKNFGDLVTAENDTNNDYTLTATLRAEVQKRTKDNAILQNITTLRNRVNELGVAEPIIQQQGADRVVVQLPGVQDTAKAKEILGRTATLEVRLVDETHDITAALQGQIPFDDELYTERGGMPILVKKTVSLTGDYITDASPGFDQQSGQAAVHINLDSRGARIFRDVTRENVGKRMAILLIEKGKGEVITAPVIREEIGGGRVQITGMESAQEASDVALLLRAGALAAPMDIVEERTVGPSMGADNIEKGFHSNLWGFVAVAVFMIFYYRIFGIFSTLALTANGLFLIALLSMMQATLTLPGLAGIALTLGMAIDANVLINERIREELRNGNSPQAAIHAGYDRAWGTILDSNITTFIAGIALFWLGSGPVRGFAVVLCLGILTSMFSAVTISRALVNLSYGRRARLAKVSI; this comes from the coding sequence ATGAATCGATTCCCGCTTTGGAAGTATCTGCTTATCGCCGCTGTATTGCTCATCAGCGTCATCTATACCTTGCCCAATTTTTACGGCGAAGTGCCTGCGGTCCAGATATCCCCGACGCGCTCCGCAATCAAGGCAGACGCCATGCTGATGCAGCAGGTGGAAGACGAGCTCAAAGCGGCGCATATCACCTACCGCAACGCCATTCTGGACGGCGATAGCATCAAGGTGAAATTCGATAACACCGATACCCAGCTGAAAGCCAAGGACGCATTGCAAGCCCGCTTTCGTGACGGCTACAGCGTCGCGTTAAACCTGCTTTCCGCCTCGCCTGACTGGCTTACCGCCATCGGTGCCAAACCCATGTATCTAGGTCTGGACCTGCGTGGCGGCGTGCACTTCCTGCTGCAAGTGGATATGCAGGCCGCACTGGATAAAGCCGTCGAACGTTATACCGGCGATATCCGCAGCCAATTGCGCGAACAGAAAATCCACTACTCATCGATTAGCCGCGACCATCAAACCGTCATCATTCATTTCAGCGATACCGCCACACGCGAGCTCGCCAATCAGTTCATCAACAAGAATTTTGGCGATCTGGTCACCGCTGAAAACGATACGAACAACGACTACACATTGACCGCCACTCTGCGTGCCGAAGTACAGAAACGCACCAAGGACAACGCCATCCTGCAAAACATCACCACTCTGCGCAATCGCGTCAATGAGCTTGGCGTCGCCGAGCCTATCATCCAGCAGCAAGGTGCCGACCGCGTCGTGGTGCAATTGCCGGGCGTACAGGATACCGCCAAGGCCAAGGAGATCCTCGGCCGTACCGCCACGCTGGAAGTGCGGCTGGTCGACGAAACCCATGACATTACCGCCGCGCTGCAAGGCCAGATACCATTCGACGATGAGCTCTATACAGAGCGTGGCGGCATGCCGATACTGGTAAAGAAAACGGTTTCTCTGACCGGCGATTACATCACCGACGCTTCACCCGGGTTTGACCAGCAATCCGGTCAGGCTGCTGTGCACATCAATCTCGATTCGCGCGGCGCCCGCATTTTCCGCGACGTGACCCGTGAAAACGTCGGCAAACGCATGGCCATTCTGCTCATCGAAAAAGGCAAGGGCGAAGTCATCACCGCTCCGGTCATCCGGGAAGAAATCGGCGGCGGCCGTGTGCAGATCACCGGCATGGAATCCGCACAGGAGGCTTCTGACGTCGCGCTGCTGCTACGCGCCGGCGCACTGGCTGCGCCGATGGATATCGTTGAAGAGCGTACCGTCGGCCCGAGCATGGGCGCCGACAATATCGAAAAAGGCTTCCATTCCAACCTGTGGGGTTTTGTGGCCGTTGCGGTATTCATGATATTTTATTATCGTATCTTCGGCATTTTCTCAACGCTGGCGCTTACAGCCAACGGCCTGTTCCTGATCGCGCTGCTGTCGATGATGCAGGCCACCCTGACCCTGCCAGGCCTGGCCGGTATCGCCTTGACACTGGGTATGGCGATCGACGCCAACGTACTCATCAACGAGCGCATCCGCGAAGAGCTGCGCAACGGCAACTCGCCGCAAGCGGCTATTCATGCGGGCTACGACCGCGCCTGGGGAACCATCCTGGACTCCAACATCACCACCTTCATCGCCGGTATCGCGCTGTTCTGGCTGGGTTCCGGTCCGGTGCGCGGCTTTGCGGTCGTATTGTGCCTGGGCATCCTCACCTCGATGTTTAGTGCGGTGACTATCTCGCGCGCTCTGGTCAACCTCAGCTACGGTCGCCGTGCGCGCCTGGCAAAAGTGTCCATTTAA
- the yajC gene encoding preprotein translocase subunit YajC — protein MFISNAYAASATAASPMDAVMSFLPLIVIFVLFWFMIIRPQMKRAKEQGKMIDALQKGDEVITTGGQVGKIVKVGEQFISLEIADGVVTNVQKSTVQTMLPKGTIKSI, from the coding sequence ATGTTTATCAGTAACGCTTACGCCGCCTCTGCCACAGCCGCCTCACCCATGGATGCGGTCATGAGCTTTTTGCCGCTGATTGTTATTTTTGTACTGTTCTGGTTCATGATTATTCGTCCGCAAATGAAACGCGCCAAGGAACAGGGCAAAATGATCGACGCCTTGCAGAAAGGTGACGAAGTCATCACCACTGGCGGTCAGGTTGGCAAGATAGTCAAAGTTGGCGAACAGTTCATCAGTCTGGAAATCGCCGACGGCGTCGTCACCAATGTACAAAAAAGCACCGTGCAGACCATGCTGCCAAAAGGCACGATCAAATCCATTTGA
- a CDS encoding integrase arm-type DNA-binding domain-containing protein has translation MPLSDTAVRNAKPGAKPIKLYDERGLFLLITPAGGKWWRYRYKNDNKEKLLSLGVYPDVSLKDARERRDNARKLLADGIDPGENRKAQKATKQERAANSFEVVAREWYTKFSPNWAENHGNRIIRRLERDIFPWLGGRPIADVTAPELLDVVRKIENRGAIETAHRVLSNCGQVFRYAVATGRALRDPSGDLRGALTPTKGEHFAAVTEPKLVAGLLRTLDGYQGTFTVACALRLAPLVFVRPGELRNAEWADINLDTAEWRYTVTKTDTAHIVPLATQAVTILRELHGLTGSSRFVFPGARTNGRPMSDNAILGAMRRMGITKDEMSGHGFRAMARTILDEVLGVRPDLIEHQLAHAVKDPNGRAYNRTAHLPERRKMMQLWADYLDKLKAGADVMPLNGNGA, from the coding sequence ATACCCCTATCTGATACCGCAGTACGCAACGCAAAGCCCGGCGCAAAGCCTATCAAGTTATATGATGAGCGCGGCTTATTCTTGCTTATTACCCCTGCTGGGGGTAAGTGGTGGCGCTACCGCTACAAAAACGACAACAAAGAAAAACTGTTATCCCTTGGCGTCTATCCAGACGTCAGTTTAAAAGACGCAAGAGAGCGGCGCGACAATGCCCGCAAGTTACTTGCTGATGGCATCGACCCCGGCGAGAATCGCAAAGCACAGAAAGCAACAAAACAGGAACGAGCCGCAAACAGCTTTGAAGTAGTGGCGCGTGAGTGGTACACAAAGTTTTCACCTAATTGGGCAGAGAATCACGGCAACAGAATCATCCGCCGCTTAGAGCGTGATATTTTCCCGTGGCTTGGCGGGCGACCAATTGCAGATGTGACCGCACCTGAATTGCTGGACGTGGTGCGTAAGATTGAAAACAGGGGCGCAATTGAAACAGCACACCGAGTACTAAGTAATTGCGGACAGGTATTCCGTTATGCAGTTGCAACAGGCCGAGCTTTGCGCGATCCATCCGGCGACTTGCGCGGCGCACTTACCCCAACTAAAGGCGAACACTTCGCCGCTGTCACCGAACCGAAGCTAGTAGCTGGATTACTGCGAACACTAGACGGCTACCAAGGCACGTTTACAGTCGCTTGCGCCCTACGCCTTGCGCCATTGGTATTTGTTCGACCTGGCGAGCTTCGCAATGCAGAATGGGCGGATATTAACCTAGACACGGCAGAATGGCGTTATACCGTTACCAAAACAGACACGGCGCATATTGTGCCATTGGCAACGCAAGCAGTAACAATCTTGCGCGAACTTCACGGCCTGACCGGATCAAGCCGCTTTGTGTTTCCGGGAGCGCGTACCAACGGACGGCCAATGTCAGACAACGCTATCCTTGGCGCAATGCGGCGCATGGGTATAACCAAGGATGAAATGAGCGGGCACGGTTTCCGTGCAATGGCCAGAACCATTCTTGATGAAGTGCTGGGGGTACGCCCTGACCTGATCGAGCATCAACTCGCCCACGCAGTGAAAGACCCGAACGGGCGCGCCTACAATCGCACAGCACACCTACCCGAGCGCAGGAAGATGATGCAGCTATGGGCGGATTATTTGGACAAGTTGAAAGCGGGTGCGGACGTGATGCCACTAAATGGCAACGGCGCATAA
- the ubiG gene encoding bifunctional 2-polyprenyl-6-hydroxyphenol methylase/3-demethylubiquinol 3-O-methyltransferase UbiG, producing MSNADQIELDKFSALAHKWWDPNSEFKPLHEINPLRLDYIDQHAQLLDKTVLDVGCGGGILSESMANRGAQVTGIDLADKSLKVAKLHLLESGASVDYQCIAVETLAEQHPASFDVVTCMEMLEHVPDPASIVRACATLVKPGGWVFFSTLNRNPKSYLYAILGAEYLLNLLPRGTHDYAKFLKPSELSRFARGAGLEIQDIIGMTYNPLSKIYKLEADTDVNYIVACRRHG from the coding sequence ATGAGTAACGCCGACCAGATCGAACTCGACAAATTCAGCGCTCTGGCGCACAAATGGTGGGACCCGAACAGCGAATTCAAGCCGCTGCACGAGATCAACCCGCTGCGCCTGGACTACATCGACCAGCATGCCCAGCTTTTAGACAAAACCGTGCTGGATGTCGGCTGCGGCGGCGGCATACTCAGCGAATCCATGGCTAATCGCGGCGCACAGGTGACCGGCATCGACCTTGCCGACAAATCGCTCAAGGTGGCCAAACTGCATCTGCTTGAATCCGGCGCCAGCGTGGACTACCAATGTATCGCCGTGGAAACACTAGCGGAACAGCACCCCGCAAGCTTTGACGTAGTCACCTGCATGGAAATGCTGGAGCATGTCCCTGATCCGGCTTCCATCGTGCGCGCCTGCGCGACGCTGGTCAAACCAGGCGGCTGGGTATTTTTCTCCACGCTTAACCGCAATCCGAAATCCTATCTCTACGCCATCCTGGGTGCCGAGTATCTGCTGAATCTTTTGCCGCGCGGCACGCATGATTACGCCAAATTCCTCAAACCGTCCGAACTTTCGCGCTTTGCACGCGGGGCCGGGCTGGAAATCCAGGATATTATCGGCATGACTTATAACCCGCTCAGCAAAATCTACAAGCTCGAAGCCGATACCGACGTCAATTACATCGTGGCCTGCCGTCGCCATGGTTGA
- a CDS encoding YceI family protein translates to MKKAAVVLFGIATVIILQSCAGVPPASTADEVPLTRSDHRTELKAAYVALGEAGGRVFTLDPGKSAIRIYVFRGGRAAKLGHNHVLSAPRFAGFLYLPTAGASNARFDLEFRLDQLEIDNPAYRSDLGSAFSSMLTPEDIDGVRKHMLGDDNLQADKFPFVRVHSLQIVGESPKFAVKVQIEMHGQKREMWIPLGVEGLPNSAAVTGALVLRQTDFGVQPYSALGGLLAVQDEVVIEFKLLGVPG, encoded by the coding sequence ATGAAGAAGGCTGCAGTCGTTTTATTCGGCATCGCTACGGTCATTATCCTGCAGAGCTGTGCTGGCGTGCCGCCAGCCTCAACGGCGGATGAGGTGCCGCTGACCCGGAGCGACCATCGGACGGAATTGAAGGCCGCATACGTCGCGCTGGGAGAAGCCGGGGGCAGGGTCTTCACTCTCGATCCGGGTAAATCGGCGATCCGGATTTATGTGTTCCGTGGAGGCCGTGCAGCAAAGCTGGGACACAATCATGTCCTCTCGGCTCCCCGGTTCGCCGGATTTCTTTATCTGCCGACCGCCGGGGCGTCAAATGCCCGATTTGATCTTGAATTCCGTCTCGACCAGTTGGAAATCGATAATCCGGCGTACAGATCGGACCTCGGCAGTGCTTTCTCGTCCATGCTTACCCCGGAGGATATCGACGGCGTGCGCAAGCACATGCTCGGTGATGATAATCTGCAGGCGGACAAATTCCCGTTTGTCCGTGTGCATTCCCTGCAGATCGTTGGAGAGTCCCCGAAATTCGCTGTCAAGGTGCAGATCGAAATGCACGGCCAGAAACGCGAGATGTGGATTCCGCTTGGCGTTGAAGGTTTGCCGAACTCTGCCGCCGTCACAGGGGCGCTGGTGCTGCGTCAAACCGATTTTGGCGTGCAGCCTTATTCAGCGCTGGGTGGTCTTCTTGCCGTGCAGGATGAGGTCGTTATCGAATTCAAATTGTTGGGCGTACCCGGTTAA
- the tgt gene encoding tRNA guanosine(34) transglycosylase Tgt, whose protein sequence is MQFQLHKTDGLARRGTLTLAHGQVETPAFMPVGTYGTVKAMAPDELKTVGAQIVLGNTFHLWLRPGLEAIEAHGGLHKFMGWDRPILTDSGGFQVFSLGALRKITEQGVKFSSPQNGDKLFLSPEESMHIQKVLNSDIVMIFDECTPYPAEHDAAAYSMRLSLRWAERSKTAHAGNPNALFGIVQGGMYEDLRDESLRELGQMNFDGYAIGGLSVGEPKPDMRRILAHTAPQLPADKPRYLMGVGTPEDIVASVQHGVDMFDCVLPTRNARHGILFTKFGDIRIKNARFRIDTAPVDNECTCYCCSNFSRAYLHHLIRCGEILGARLATIHNLHYYQQLMTGLRQAIENGKLNDFVAKFHEQRALSC, encoded by the coding sequence ATGCAATTCCAACTTCACAAAACTGACGGCCTTGCCCGCCGCGGCACGCTCACTCTGGCGCACGGCCAGGTCGAGACCCCCGCTTTCATGCCCGTAGGTACCTACGGCACGGTTAAGGCCATGGCGCCTGACGAACTCAAAACCGTCGGCGCCCAAATCGTGCTCGGCAATACCTTCCACCTCTGGTTACGCCCGGGGCTCGAAGCCATCGAAGCCCACGGCGGATTGCACAAGTTCATGGGTTGGGATCGTCCCATCCTCACCGATTCCGGCGGATTCCAGGTATTCAGCCTGGGTGCATTGCGCAAGATTACCGAACAGGGTGTGAAGTTCTCTTCGCCGCAGAACGGCGACAAACTGTTCCTCTCGCCCGAAGAATCCATGCATATCCAGAAAGTGCTGAATTCCGACATCGTCATGATTTTCGACGAATGCACACCCTACCCGGCCGAACATGACGCAGCCGCCTACTCCATGCGTTTGTCGCTGCGCTGGGCCGAGCGCTCAAAAACCGCGCACGCAGGCAATCCCAACGCCTTGTTCGGCATCGTCCAGGGCGGCATGTATGAAGACTTGCGTGACGAATCCTTGCGCGAGCTCGGGCAAATGAATTTTGACGGTTACGCCATCGGCGGCCTCAGTGTAGGCGAACCCAAGCCCGATATGCGCCGCATCCTGGCCCACACGGCACCTCAATTGCCTGCCGACAAGCCGCGTTACCTGATGGGCGTCGGCACACCGGAGGATATTGTCGCCTCAGTACAGCATGGCGTGGACATGTTCGATTGCGTCTTGCCCACCCGGAATGCCCGTCACGGCATTCTGTTCACCAAATTCGGCGACATCCGTATCAAGAATGCCCGCTTCCGCATCGACACCGCACCCGTCGACAATGAATGCACCTGCTATTGCTGCAGCAATTTCAGCCGCGCCTATCTGCATCATCTCATTCGCTGCGGCGAGATACTGGGCGCGCGTCTGGCGACCATCCACAACCTGCATTACTACCAGCAACTCATGACCGGATTGCGTCAGGCAATCGAAAACGGAAAACTCAATGATTTCGTCGCCAAGTTTCATGAGCAACGCGCGCTATCATGCTAG
- the gph gene encoding phosphoglycolate phosphatase (PGP is an essential enzyme in the glycolate salvage pathway in higher organisms (photorespiration in plants). Phosphoglycolate results from the oxidase activity of RubisCO in the Calvin cycle when concentrations of carbon dioxide are low relative to oxygen. This enzyme is a member of the Haloacid Dehalogenase (HAD) superfamily of aspartate-nucleophile hydrolase enzymes (PF00702).) produces the protein MVDAVLFDLDGTLVDTAPDLAHALNQQRQMHGLPEMPFELIRPYASHGTAGLLQAGFSISPDHPAFADLRTEYLNLFEENANPYSQLFPGMMELLDELETRGIPWGVVTNKPARLTTPLLDALGLLDRAASVVSGDSCVNSKPHPEPILTACREIGVLPSTCVYIGDAERDIEAAHACGMPAIIAEYGYIGPQDDPLSWHADAFIQTPTALLDFLGY, from the coding sequence ATGGTTGATGCCGTATTATTCGATCTCGACGGCACGCTGGTCGATACCGCACCCGATCTGGCCCACGCATTGAATCAGCAGCGGCAGATGCACGGTCTGCCGGAAATGCCGTTCGAACTGATTCGCCCCTATGCCTCGCACGGCACTGCCGGCCTGTTGCAGGCCGGTTTCAGCATCAGTCCGGACCATCCTGCATTTGCCGATTTGCGCACTGAATACCTGAACCTGTTCGAAGAAAATGCCAATCCCTACAGTCAGCTGTTCCCCGGCATGATGGAACTGCTCGACGAGCTCGAAACCCGGGGCATACCCTGGGGCGTCGTCACCAACAAACCGGCGCGTCTCACCACGCCATTGCTCGATGCACTCGGCCTGCTCGACCGCGCTGCCAGCGTTGTCAGTGGCGACAGCTGCGTCAATTCCAAACCGCACCCCGAACCTATCCTCACGGCCTGCCGCGAAATCGGCGTGCTACCCAGCACCTGCGTCTACATCGGCGACGCCGAGCGCGACATCGAGGCAGCCCACGCCTGCGGTATGCCCGCCATCATCGCCGAATACGGCTACATCGGCCCGCAGGATGATCCACTAAGCTGGCATGCCGATGCATTTATTCAAACCCCTACCGCCCTGCTTGATTTCCTCGGTTACTGA
- a CDS encoding tetratricopeptide repeat protein, whose amino-acid sequence MTTDTSSSQTMSQATEKTLNQAIALHQAAKLEEAEALYRDILQTLPTHPEANHNLGVLTLQTGEPAASLAFFVVALDADPANGRYWVSYIDALCRAGQFDEARQILALAQQHGLQGEDVDALALRLNDGPASSAQSPDTQDAHVKKPAGQKSHGPAQQEIDTLVTLFNSGRLDETIALARTLTEHYPQHDFGWKALGAAFKQMGRSADALVPMQKAAALSSNDAEAHNNLGITLNDLKRHEEAEASYRRAIRINPSFAQAHSNLGVTLHDLNRLDEAVTCYRTALKLNPDYVRAHNNLGAALHDLRRLDEAEACYRKVLRLSPEHADAHRNLGATLHDLDRLDEAEACYREALQLNPRDADAYNYLGITLRDLGRLSDSETAFRRALEINPRCADTRHNLSHTLLTLGKLAEAWQEYEYRWDAKAIKTMQRPVTVLPQWTGQTPLSTDRLLIFNEQGMGDKIQFSRYLTLAAKRFPGGISIVTVAPLLTLFRRSFPDIEIIDAVPADQTAWQWQCPLLSLPLAMGTRLESIPNQVPYLIPDPIRMSYWQSKIAALDLPASTRKIGVVWKPGSKMKNAALRALALQQIFPLLNLSGCSWFSLQKEPDPDKASRIASGKLIDWSDEFNDFDDTAALAAKLDLIISVDTAVAHLAGSLGQPTWLLNRHAGEWRWLRERTDSPWYPTMRIFTQSRSGDWESVIRQLCDALRNAS is encoded by the coding sequence ATGACAACCGACACTTCCTCATCCCAAACCATGTCACAAGCAACAGAAAAAACCCTGAATCAAGCGATCGCGCTGCACCAGGCCGCCAAGCTTGAAGAAGCAGAAGCCCTTTACCGGGATATCCTGCAGACACTGCCCACTCATCCTGAAGCCAACCACAATCTGGGCGTACTGACATTACAGACTGGAGAGCCGGCTGCCAGCCTGGCATTTTTCGTGGTCGCACTGGACGCCGACCCGGCCAACGGCAGGTATTGGGTAAGCTATATTGATGCGTTATGCCGAGCCGGCCAATTCGACGAAGCGCGGCAAATACTGGCGCTTGCCCAGCAGCATGGCTTGCAGGGCGAGGATGTGGATGCACTGGCTTTACGCTTGAACGATGGCCCGGCATCTTCGGCGCAATCCCCCGACACCCAGGATGCCCATGTAAAAAAACCGGCTGGGCAGAAATCGCACGGCCCCGCACAACAGGAAATCGACACACTGGTAACGCTATTCAACAGCGGGCGCCTTGACGAAACCATAGCACTCGCCCGGACATTGACCGAGCATTACCCGCAGCACGATTTTGGCTGGAAGGCGCTGGGAGCGGCATTCAAGCAAATGGGACGCAGTGCCGACGCGCTGGTTCCGATGCAAAAAGCGGCTGCGCTTTCTTCCAATGACGCGGAAGCACACAACAATCTGGGCATCACCCTCAATGATCTGAAACGCCACGAGGAGGCTGAAGCCAGTTACCGCAGGGCGATCCGGATCAACCCGTCTTTTGCCCAGGCACATAGCAATCTGGGCGTGACCCTTCATGACCTCAACCGTCTGGATGAAGCCGTAACCTGCTATCGCACGGCGCTCAAACTCAATCCGGATTACGTGAGGGCACACAACAATCTGGGTGCCGCGCTCCATGATCTCAGGCGTCTGGACGAGGCCGAAGCGTGTTACCGCAAAGTATTACGACTCAGTCCGGAGCATGCCGATGCGCATCGTAATCTGGGCGCCACCCTGCACGACCTCGACCGTCTGGACGAGGCGGAAGCCTGCTATCGTGAAGCGTTGCAACTCAATCCGCGCGATGCGGATGCGTATAACTATCTGGGAATCACGCTCAGGGATCTGGGCAGATTGAGCGATTCCGAGACGGCCTTTCGCCGTGCGCTGGAAATCAACCCTCGCTGCGCCGATACCCGCCATAATCTGAGTCATACGCTATTAACCCTGGGCAAGCTTGCCGAAGCCTGGCAAGAATACGAATACCGCTGGGATGCCAAGGCGATAAAGACCATGCAGCGCCCCGTTACCGTTCTGCCGCAATGGACGGGACAGACGCCTTTATCCACTGATCGCCTGTTGATATTCAATGAACAGGGCATGGGCGACAAGATACAGTTTTCGCGCTACCTCACGCTGGCGGCAAAGCGTTTTCCCGGCGGGATCAGCATCGTCACCGTTGCGCCCTTATTGACGCTGTTCCGCCGTTCGTTTCCCGATATCGAAATCATCGATGCCGTACCCGCCGATCAGACAGCCTGGCAATGGCAATGCCCGCTGCTTTCTTTGCCATTGGCAATGGGCACCCGACTGGAAAGCATCCCGAATCAGGTCCCCTATCTGATTCCAGACCCAATAAGGATGAGCTACTGGCAATCGAAAATCGCTGCACTTGATCTGCCTGCCTCCACCCGCAAGATTGGTGTGGTCTGGAAGCCGGGCAGCAAGATGAAAAACGCAGCGTTGCGCGCCCTTGCCTTGCAGCAGATATTCCCCCTGCTCAATCTGAGCGGTTGCAGCTGGTTCAGCCTGCAAAAAGAGCCGGATCCCGACAAAGCGTCACGGATTGCTTCCGGCAAGCTGATCGACTGGTCGGATGAGTTCAACGATTTTGACGACACTGCCGCATTGGCGGCCAAACTTGATCTGATCATATCCGTTGATACCGCAGTAGCGCATCTGGCGGGAAGTCTCGGCCAGCCGACCTGGCTGTTGAATCGCCATGCAGGCGAATGGCGCTGGCTACGCGAGCGCACAGACAGCCCGTGGTACCCGACCATGCGCATATTCACGCAATCACGATCAGGCGATTGGGAAAGTGTAATACGGCAGCTATGCGATGCGCTACGCAATGCGTCATGA